In Monodelphis domestica isolate mMonDom1 chromosome 1, mMonDom1.pri, whole genome shotgun sequence, the sequence TAGGTCATCGGGGCATTTGAGGGGTCTTCAGTACATAGGTTGAAGTCCCTTAGTATGAAGCCGGAGGAAGGAAGACTGAGCTCAAAGAGCTGTTAGGGAGTAAAATCTATTGTTGTCCTCTTTGGCCAGACCAGAGAGTATGCTGTAAGATACTTTGCCTTTCAGCTGGGAGTAGTTTGGGTGCCCAAAGGGTCAGAAAATGAACAGTGGCATACAAAAGGtttagaggggcagctgggtggtgcagtggatagagagttaggccTAGTAGAGTCAAAAGGTCCAGAATTTAAATGTGGACCCACACTTCTTAGCTAtgagactctggacaagtctcaacccccattgcctagccctcactgctcttctgctttggaactgatacttgtattcattccgagacagaaggtaagggtttaaaaaaaggatgaaGAAGTTGGAACTCACTAAGTGACCAACCAAATTTCTGTTTGGAGACTGGGATGATTAGATGAGGCATGTTCCTTTCCAAAGGGTGATTTGGTGACTTTTTACAACATTCTCAAAAATGAGTCATTGAGGGTGGGAAGGTTCCAGAGAAAATGGTGAAGAATCTGGAAAAAGTAAAGTGAGGGGCGAAGAACCTGGCAATGGAAGAACcccccaaagaaggaagaatcctGCTGGCAGTTAGTACCTTTTCTCTGAGATGGAAGCTTCCAGCTGACAAGAAGGGCTTCTGCTAATAGTGTTTGGTTGCCTGGATAAAGACTAAACCAGGTCATTAGGGAAGAACTGAATTATCTCCGAGTACAGAGATTACTTTCAAATCACCCTGTccataagggcagctaggtggcacagtggatggagctctgagcctggagttaggaagaccaaaattcagatctgaccttagacacttcccagctgtgtgaccctgggcaagtcacttaacccccactgcccagcccttaccactcttctgccttggaaccaacacacagtattaattctaagccagaagttaaaggtttatttttttaagcatttgtAAGCAGGAAGAGAAGAATCAGGATCTGTTTGAGGGAAGGGGTGGTTGCAACAGGTATGGTTAGACCCTTTCAGGTTAAACATGATGTTGGATTTGTAAAATTTAAGTTATATCcctactaataaaaatatgatattttatgaggtttattaaggattattagaaatcaaggatacaaaataaaaaccacgtgcccatggctgattagcccattcaaaatccccatgcttagcttgcCACTATACTTTCtatatcattgcaatggaagaagagagcatgggaggctttactgccagttaaataccaactgtgatctcgccaatgtagagactcgggtgagattatagggaattctgggaaataccaaggacttctggggattgaagtctagggttcaaaatctccctttttacaGATTGTGGGTATGGTGTGCAGCTTCTCCTGGGATTGGGGTTTgccttgctcctctaattttgtTATTTAAGGGACTTGGCCAGTGGTCAGCCATGAAACAAATGGGAATGCACTTAAGCAAAGGGAAGAAATAGCTCCAAGATTCTATTTTGTCCCATGAGCCCGGAGTCTCTTCCCACCCTCCAAACTATCCTACCGCCAGGGCCAGATGAGGGGAGGACGTGAAGGCATTTGATTGGCATTTCAGGTCCCGTTCATTTGATGCCCCTTTCCTAAAGGAGCGAGTGGTCATCACTGACGTGAATGTGTGGCCAGTTTTCTCCACTCTCCACTCCACACAGGGAGGCACTCCTGGCACGGGAATTTGCTCCACCAGCCACAAATTGATTACAATTGATCCCtctgctgtctctgtctctctcacacacgcCGATTTAGACATGGAAAGAGAACTTCAGAGGTCACTTGGACGagtcctttcattttacacaaggaaaatggaggcccagagataAACCAATTTGCTCACAATCCCTCGGGTACTAAGGGTCTAGAATTCCATCCTGGCGACCTCTTTCCAATGCACATTACCCAGCTCCCTGGCCATCGGGATCGCTCAGGGTACAGGATACTATTTAGCACCTTCTAGGTCCTTTTTAATGAAAAACCGAACAAAGAAGTTGTACGATTATTTTGTTCAGAACATACAAAATGACGAATTGCACCATTTTCAATGAACGATTTTTTACAATCGCTCGATTGATTTGTCTGAGCAAGCTGGGTAGAAATTAAATGGTGGATTCAGGATCACCCAACTAGGGTCAGAGTCCAGAGTGAACTGGACCCGCTTCCTCTGCTCTTTACTAATCTTATTTTCAGATTTTGACCAACGCTCGGTCAAGGAGCCTTGGAGAGCCTTGGATCAGCCTGGCAGGGCCAGAAGAAAGCAAAGGAGGCTCCAAGGACTTGGAGAGATCCAAAGGTGGTCGGAATTGATTTGAAAAGGCTCTTTTAGTCCAAAGCTCAGAAGTCCATCCCTGCACTTCGGACGCTGGAGCCTGGCTGGCTGGCTTTCGTTCCTCGGGTTCCTCTAACGTCTCGGAGGGCACCAGGCTTCTGAATCGTCTCCCCTCATCCCTACCACTCTCCCCAATGGGAGGGCATGTTTTTTGCTTAGAACTCACAGCACATTTATTTGCCCATTAAATGAACGGCTCAATGGAGGATACGCACACAAGGGAGGGTTCTTGCAActgcaattttatttcttttgtgaaaaTATGGTGACAACTGGGAGTTCAAATCGCTCcaaagacataaaaacaaaaacagaaatacacacacaaaaaaaaagcaTGGTGGGGGGCTGGCGGGGGCGAGAGGGAGGGTCTCAAAGCTTTGGCAGACTACGTTCACCTGGCCCTCAGGGTCCAATCCTCTCCCCGGGGACTGTGAGGACGAGGTTTGGACTCTCCACTACGGTTGGGTGGCTTCCATCTGGCCCGTCTCCAGAGAGCGAGGGGCAGGCCTCAAGCGCTCCCGAGGAGCCCTCTTGTCATCGGACGGTGGAGGGGAGATTCTCATAGTCACTgagtctgggggaggggaagaaggaggcggggggggggggagcaggtaGATAATCCCACTGAGGACGGGGGATGCTAGTGAAGTCATTAGAAGACAGCTTCTCGGTGGACGGCTTAGCACCAGGCAGAGGACCAAGGAAGGGCGGATGGAGACACGAGGCAAGTTGGCTACTGAGCGCTGAGGCTGGGGGCGAGGGGGCATCCCAGGGATCGCAGACATGCAGCCGGGAGAGAAGAGGCCGGGAGGCAGGGGACGGGGAGGGGCCTAGGGGGAGAGAGGAGTCTCTTCTGCACAGGTCAGTCCACCATAGACAGAGAGGATAACAAACtacttttcaggtttttttccgtgtcttcttttttttatttttaacttttttttattaaaaaaaaaaaaaaagctcttgaaaTCAGCTACCGTTTACATCTACAAAGTGTGAAGCGCTGCGGTTACCAGACACTTCACCGAACAGTCCAGAGTGGTCAAATATTGACCAATAAagtttcctttttgattttttctGAATCGCTACTTCTGGAGGAGTCCCTCGGCAGCAAGGGGGACGGGGCGGCGGGGCTGGCTTAGTGAGCAGATTTGGTAACCAAGGAAAGAGGCTGGGCCTGGTGGCCATGGAGGGGAGCCTGGAAAGAAGGGGGTGAAGTCAATAGAGCTGTGGGCAGGGAGCTGAGGGGAAGGGGCCGGGACAGGAGAGGAGGCTGGCCGCCCAGGGGGCTGGAGGAGGCGGCAgccgcagccgccgccgccgccgccttgGCAGAGAGGAAGGCGGCCGAGTGGAGGGCCAGCTGGGCCCGGGCCTCCGGCTTGGTGGTGAGCGACAGGGGCTGCGCTTGCTCCGAGTGAGTGGCTGCCGGGGCGGCTGGCGAGGCCAGGGCAGCGGAAGGGGTGGCTGGGGAGTCCAGCATGCTCCCATGGGAGGAGGCAGGGCTGTCACAAGGCTTCTCGGGCGGTGGGTAGTGTAGACACGGCTTCTTGCTCCTGGAGGTCAGGGCACCTGGGAGAAAATGAGAGGGTCAAGAGAGGGCCAAGCCAGGGGATGGACATCAGAGTTCTCGGGAGTAACGAAGCTGAATCTGAGCAGCGATGCAGCTTAGTGCTTAGAACCAGAGTTCACGTGACCTCaggccttggacaagtctctgcctgcctcagtttcctcaactattaaatgggaataataagagcacctgcctcccagggttgctgtgaggaccaaatgacatactatttgtaaagcatctAGCATGCCGTCAGATGGAGtcagaagatccaagttcaagttTAATCTCAgctatttattagttgtgtgactctgagcctcagtttcctcatctgtgaaatgggcataATAAGAAACATGTGTAACAGCTGTTCTGAGAATCGAATGAAGAGTGTGTGAAGAGTATTTTGGAATCCTTAAAGCATGATATAAGTAccaggtataataataatatataatattatatattaatatataaaatataatatattttatataacataataatataaaacaaatatataatatataataatatataacataataatacaaaatataataataaatactaataataatgatgatacaaattttatcatcatcatcctttgAAATGCAGGGATTTCTGGGGAGGGCGATGAGTATCTAACAAGAGGAGAGAGTGGTTGAGCTAAAAGAGCTGTGGATAGAAGGCTACACTTGGCCTCTgtaaggcctgggttcaaatcccacctctgacacctTAAAAGcagtgtgaccatgagcaaatgaCTTCAGTGACTCTGTGTCTCTGTTGGTGAAAGGACTTTCCTCACCAGGAGTCCTCTTGAACAGAAAATGCTTCCTAATTCCCGTGCTGGGAGGGAGAATGCTTATCGTCatgcccatttcacagaggagtcagtgacttgtcaagggtctcACAGGTTCTACGTGTCACCAGCAATGTAGGGGAGTCTGGTTCCTGCTTTGGTCTTCACAGCCCCACTCCTGCCCAGGGCAGCGCCTTCTCCTCCACCGCCCTGGCTGGAGAAATGGGGAACAGATCATTGGGGTAAATCAGGGCTTACTCTCAGCCTCTTGGACTTGCTGCTGCGGCTGTGGTGGAGGCTGGGACAGCTGCTTCTCGcgttttctcttcttcttcttcccctagGAAAAGGAAGCCCACGGAGAGAAGATGGCATTAGAGACACGGCGGCCACAGCACAGCCCACAGGAAAAGAAGGCAGGGGGGAGGCTGCCCCTAGACCAGGGATTTCTCTCTGACAACAGGACGCCTTCCCGAGCCTCcaactcttcctccttccctctgtggTTACTTTCCTTCTATTCCGTATCTTATtcacaaagacctgggttcaaatggtgGGAGCCCATTTTCCTAAATGTCTCTAAAACAAAAGGTGGGAATCCATGACCAGCCCCTGCGTTTGAGAAGCTCCCGTGGACCATACGTGGAGCCGGAGTCAACGGTGGGATTCAGGCACTGAGGAATCTCTTGGGATCTTGAATTCAAGCCCAGGAAGGACACTGAGGACTCGGGGCTTGTCCTGAGAACTATGAACGCGGTAAAGGGTCTTGAGGTTATGCCCCGTGGGGATGGGCGGAAGGACCTAGTGATGGGAAGTCCGGAGAATGGGACCCTCAGGTAGGAAGCAAGACATCTCTCGCAAAAATCTGAAGCATCGTGACTCAAAGgagggatttaaaaagaaaacagagaagtgGCCGCTGAGATCATCCTCCACAGAGGTCATCAGCCAAAGGTTGGCTGGACAGAGCCTCTATCGAGCAGGATGCTGGGCTAATTTGAGGTCTCTCCTAACTCTGGGACCTGGAGAATGCCGGGATTTGGTATCGCCCCCAACATAATCCAGTTTCCTTGTGCCGATGTTCCTCGTCCCCACCAATGCCAGGCGTTCAAGGCTACAGGGAACTCCTTCTACCTCTGCAGTTAGGTTCCATCTCTTTCCCTGAATCCCACGGCCAGTGTGTCAGAGGAAGGACTCTTGAACCCTGAATTCCTGGCTCTGAGGACCGCTAACCATCCACCTCTCCACTGGCCTTCATCATTCTTGGAAACAGCCTGTAACTAACTTCCCGATTCCCCTCCGGCGATCCCCGCAAGCCTTCTCCTACACCAGGGGGAATACTCACATAGTTGTCCCGCGCTGACCAGGTGGGGTAGAGCTGGGAGTGCAGTTGCCTCTCTTTGCGGGCCAGCTCATAGTACTTGGCTTGTTCTTCCCTTGAGAGCGAGTGCCACTGCGGGGGAAAAGCAAAGACTGAGCGAAgagtgagaggaagaggaagagacttCTCCCTCTGGTCAGTCAATGGGCATTTCTTCACCGCTCTCCGTGCTGCAGAAAGACGCCAAGTGTCTGGGGCACAGACTGTCCCTAGCCTCGGGGCGCTGACCTTATCTAGGGGCGAGCACCGTCCACACACAAGACTGACAAGGAGGGTCATCTCAGAGGCAGGCATCCTAGCTGGGGAAGCCAGAGAGGTGTTCTAGAGAAGCAATCCTTGAGTGGAGTCTTGGGGGACAACAAGAAGAAGAGCATGGGGGCCTGATGGTACAAAGTCCTGGAATCGGGGGGCTGGAAGGGCATAGGGGAAGAATAGCAAGGAGCCCCATGGTGCTGTACATGGACAAGAAGAAAGCGTATGGGGTCAGGAATGGTGGGAAAGGGCCGGGTTAAGGAGAGTTCTAGAAGTCAGATGGAGGTCTTGGAGGCCACAGGGAGCTCCTGAGGCTCCTTGAAGGAAGAGGGTGGTTTGCAGGGTTAGATCCTTTAGAAAAGGGTCTTTTAGATGTTAGAAAAGTTGTCTTGGCAGCTGTCCACATGGAAGATGGAATGGAGTGGGAACAGACCtcaaggaggggaggaagaagaggaagaagaagaaggaggaggaggaggaagaggaagaagaagaggaagaggaagaggaagaggaagaagaagaggaagaggaagaggaagaggaagaggaagaggaagaggaagaggaagaggaagaggaagaggaagaggaagaagaagaagaagaggagaagaggaagaagaagaggaagaagaggaagaagaggaagaagaggaagaagaggaagaagaggaagaagaggaagaagaggaagaagaggaagaagaggaagaagaggaagaagaggaagaagaggaagaagaagaagaagaagaagaagaagaagaagaagaagaagaagaagaagaagaagaagaagaagaagaagaagaagaagaagaagaagaagaagaagaagaagaagaagaagaagaagaagaagaagaagaagaagaagaagaagaagaagaagaagaagaagaagaagaagaagaagaagaagaagaagaagaagaagaagaagaagaagaagaagaagaagaagaagaagaagaagaagaagaagaagaagaagaagaagaagaagaagaagaagaagaagaagaagaagaagaagaagaagaagaagaagaagaagaagaagaagaagaagaagaagaagaagaagaagaagaagaagaagaagaagaagaagaagaagaagaagaagaagaagagaagaagaagaagaagaagaagaagaagaagaagaagaagaagaagaagaagaagaagaagaagaagaagaagaagaagaagaagaagaagaagaagaagaagaagaagaagaagaagaagagagaagaagaagaagaagaagaagaagaagaagaagaagaagaagaagaagaagaagaagaagaagaagaagaagaagaagaagaagaagaagaagaagaagaagaagaagaagaagaagaagaagaagaagaagaagaagaagaagaagaagaagaagaagaagaagaagaagaagaaggcctTTCTTAAGATAAGCCTAGCATGGAGAAGAGCCATCGCTGGCAAGAGGCAGCCGTGGCTCTGTCTGGGCAGTGACGCCATGAGTCAGACCCATCCGAGGGATTTTTATTGCCTAGTACATGTCAGGTGCAAAGTGTTAGGAACACACGACCGAggtcctgctcttaaggagcatGGGTGCAGCTGGATTCCAAGGAGTGAGAGATCTCAGCGTTAGGTGGGGAGACCCCAAGGAAGATTGGCCCGAATATTCATAGCGATTCCTACCCTTCTTCCCAGGATCTGGTTGATGGCCGCACTCTCCTTCAGCGTACACTCAGCGACCACCTTGGCCCGCATCTCCTTCATATACAACATGAAGGCATTGAGAGGCTTCTTCACGTGcggtttcttctcttcttcctttttcacgGTCACTGGGGATTTCCTGAGAACACACGGGATTGGACAACATTTTGTAATCTTCACAACCCATCCTTGGGGGTGGCCTGTCCACTCCATTGCCTTGACCTCTCTAGAGGGGCTTCTGAAAGGCCCTAGGAATGGGGTCCCGGCTCCCACCACCTCCCAATAGCTATTGTGACCCCCCACCAGTCATGTATTCTCTACCAGGTATGGCATTGTGACAGTACGAAGAGGAATGAATTTGGAGTcgatggacctgggttcaaatccagtctctgccATTTGCCACCTGGGTAACTTTCAGTAAATTGcttaaactctctgggcctctcTGTTGAGTGAAGGGATTGGGTGGCATCAGTTCAAAGAGTCTTCTAGCTCCTACGTTCTATGGTTCCAGAACGTTGCCTGCTCTACTGTAGGATACAGAGTCCACTGACGTCTCTGGGAAAAGGTCTCCAATGGAAGGGATAGAATATAGAGAGTCCCAGTGAACTATTTCcaaggaggggcagctaggcaatGGTTGCAAGTATTATCTTGGGTTCCAAGCTCCCTACCCACCTCACTTTATCACAGACCAGACACCAGGGCTGCTGAAAGCAATGGAACCCCAGCAGTCCCTTCTGGTATCAGGGCTACTCACGCGCTCACGGAGGGGCTCATGGTGGGAGGTGTGGGTTCCTGTTTGACGATGGGCGAGACGATGGCTGGGTGGGGGATCCCTGACGTGGGCAGACCATGGTGGGAAGGGGCCACCATGTGTGGGGAGAACCGACTTGAAACCAAACTGCTCAGGGAGGGAAACCAAagataagaagagagagaagctcAGGGTTAATCAAGCCTCGGAATCTGACCCATTCCACTCCTTCCACTAGAAAGCAGCCCTCCTAGGACCAAATCTGAGGAACAGGAAACGGATCCCCTCCCCACACCGAGATGCCAGTTCAGCCTCTCTACCCAGCATGGACTTGGGTAGTTCTGGACACAGAGGAAGCAAGCTAAGACGatcagaaaaaggaaggaatggaagcaGCCAGTCACagactcaacaagcatttatgaatgTATAAATcctgaaaggaaaataaaaagaaaagcaaccaTCTGATCTCTCCCCGAAAGGAACTTCCATTATAACGGGGAGGAGGAGACAACATCCAGGGAACTACGTAGATGTCAAGAATATACAGTGGAAATAGAAGGGAATGGCAGTAAGGAGCCTGGGAAGGCTCTCCTGCAGAAGGGGAGATTTGGGCTGAGTTTGGAAGGAAGCCGGGCAAAGGAAAGAGACCTCTACATCCTGATGGAATATTAGGCAAGCCATTTCCTTTGCTTTATCAATTATTCTAGGCCACATTCAATGTCTCTAAGCGGAGAAGGCATCCACCTATATTGGTATAGGGCATTCTCGGTACCAGCCAAACCACAGAGCCTGCCCTTGTTATCCCTCTCACCGGGGGCCTTGGCAAAGAGgggcaggagagagaggagagatcaaaaagaaaaaggccAGGCTTGATTCAATGAGAAGAAATTGACTGTTCATGGATAACCCGCCTTCTCTGGGTGCCAAACCAGTCAGGAAACTTACCTGGACATTGAGGCATTCATGGCAAGAGCTGGGTACGGGTGCCGGAAGCCGCCGGGAGGGATGGAGTACATTGGCTGTCCTTGCCTAAATGTTCAAAGCAGGGAAATCTTATCAGTGCCTTGAGAAAAGTGGAGGCTgataggagaagggagggagagagaaagagggctCGATTCTGGccgatggggagaggggagaccCCGAAGATGGACGAGGGGAGGGAGGCTTCCACGCTCTGAGATGCGGATGGCCAGGCTGACCATGCCATTTAGAGgcgaggggaagagagaagggaaaggtggCAATCTTCCTTACTGTGGCACGAGCCAGCCCAGTGGATGGGGGATCTGACCAACAGCTCCAGGAGACAGCGGGTAATAAGGTGACAGCTCAGCGGGGTGAGGTGGCCTGGGGATTCCTGCTTCAAAAGAAAGAGCCATTAGATTGTGCCCCGGCTCCTTTCCTCAAGATCCCACCAGATTCTTGGAGTCCCCTTCCATTTGTAGCATAACAAACCATCATCACGTAATCAGCTTGGGGGTTTGCAATGCTTTGCCCAAAATCTCACTGGCTTCCAGGCCAGGAGCTAACATAGTAGGGTGGCCTCTGTGGAGAAGACACCACCCTACCAGCacccactcactcactcactcacctgTCTTTGGATCAATCTCTGGGGAGAGGTGTGCAGGTGGGGACCCAGGGGAGAAGTGGTCGTTGCTGTAGGTGATGAGGGGAGTCAGTGGGTGCATGTGGTGAGGGTGCTGGACCACGGGAACTTTGTTGGactaagagacaaagagaaaacgaacaaacaaacaagtgaaTTCCAGGCAAGGCTGATAGGGAAGATAAAGGAGGTTACTCATGGTGGTTTAAGgactattcatccatccatccatccattcatccatccatccatccatccatccactcccCTGGGAGCAAGCATTTAGGgagcacttactatatgtcagacTTTGGGCTAAGCACCAAGAACAcaaaaccaagaataaaatagtctctgggctcaaggagctcacattcaatTCCTTGTAGCCATACAATGAGCCCACCTGCAGCTGTTTTCAGAATGTCTACTATATGCTCTCAGGTCTGTGCCGGGTTCCAGGACTGGATAAGAAAGCAAAGCGTGACAGCTCCCAATCTCACCGGGGAGACTCGATTTCCCCAAAGAGAACAATCGCAGGACACACAAAGACTGGTTGCCCTGACCCCGAGTTTAAGTACGGACTTGCTTTGTGAAGTCTCCAGTTGGGGTTTGGGCTGGAACAAGAGATGGAGGGAAGTGAGAAGGGCACAGAGAAACTGTAACATTAGCTTCTCAGAGAGCTCCACATGCCCTGGCCAAGAATCACAACGCAAGGCTTTGCCGAAACAAAGGCTGATTGTCTTGAAGCTGACCACACTTCAGCCCTCTGGAGATGGTGTGAAGGGCTttaaggatggatggatggatggatttctGCCTGAGGAATGTCCTCTTACCCCCACCCACATATCCCATCTCTCCTCCTGGCTCactacagagaaggaaaatttccTCCTCCATTCTTGATCCTCGTATTCATTTCCCAAATGCTCAAATGTCGGCTTCCTTTTAGACATCGTTCCTATTATTCATTCCAGTAGGAAAAGGAGTGGCTCTTTGGATAAACATGGCGGGACAAGTGGCagggaatcaatcaatcaatcaatctatctatctatctatctatctatctatctatccatccatccatccatccatccatctacccatctacccatccatccatccatccatccatccatccatccatccatccatccatccatccatccatctatccatccatctatctatctatctatctatctatctatctatctatctatctatctatccatccatccatctatctatctatctatctatctatctatctatctatctatctatctgtctgtctgtccgtccgtctatctatctatccatctatctatccattcatccatccatccatccatccatccatccatccatccatccatccatctatccatccagctatccatctatctatctatctatctatctatctatctatctatctatctatctgtctgtctgtctgtctgtctgtctgtccgtccgtccgtctgtctgtctgtctatctatccatccatccatctagctatccatctatccatctatctatctatctatctatctatctatctatctatctatctatctatctatctatccatatatatatatggaaagggTGATGGCCCATTTAGTCTTTGTTATATTATCATCAACTCCTCTAGGGCAGGGACTGACTCCTACCTCCTTTGGTAGCCTTAGCTCTTTATCAACTGCTTTACCAATGGGATATTTTATTCCAATGGATTCTGCTTATTTCTGATCCCCTGTATCCGTTCACATAAATCTCCCAGGACTTTAAAACtctcatttcttaaattattataaattttcaactaattctttattataaaggGAAGTCACCCCAAACCcaactattttgtaaataaattaaaaagaaaaccatgcATGTAACCACAAatgtcaaacaaaataaaagtgcAGTCTAAGCTTAGACCcaataaagaaatatgaaaatgtagaaacttttatcttctttcaAAAGATGGaggacagggggcagctaggtggctcagtggatggagagatcagccaagagatgggaggtcttgggttcaaatctggcctcagacacttcctggctgggtgaccctgggcaagtcacttaatccctattgctgCGTACCCCTTACtaacttagaaccaataaacagtattgattgtaagatggaaggtaaaggtttaaagaaaaagctGGAGGGCAGTAGGTATGAACACTGCATACATGGAAGACATTTTCAATATGATGGTTGGTTAGTGTGTTGAATTTCAAAACTTCTTGGTtataggggaagggaaggataaTACACAGATAATGGAAAAGTGAAAGACAGCTATAAAAAATAGCTggagaggacagctaggtgattcagtggattgagaaacagatCCAGAGAtctgaagtcttgggttcaaatttggcctctcgagtgtgacactgggcaagtcactcaacactGCCTAGCCCGTactactcttttgctttggaaccaatacacagtacggattctaagatggaagttaaggttttctttttttaaagcacatgTAAACTTGGGAAATAGGTTTATTAACctctatcaaattgcttgccttctatGAGGAGAAAGggcaaggagggaaagaatttggaactcaaaatatttaaaagccAATGTTAAAACTTTTTCAtctaattggatttttttttcaaaaaag encodes:
- the TCF7L1 gene encoding transcription factor 7-like 1 isoform X2, with the translated sequence MPQLGGGGGGGGGSGGGAGAGAGGGGGGGGGGGGGGGGGGGSSGGGAGGGDDLGANDELITFQDEGSEEQEPSSDSASAQRDLDEVKSSLVNESENQSSSSDSEAERRPQPPRDPFQKPREYFAEVRRPQDGAFFKGPPYPGYPFLMIPDLSSPYLPNGPLSPGGARTYLQMKWPLIDVPSTTTVKDTRSPSPAHLSNKVPVVQHPHHMHPLTPLITYSNDHFSPGSPPAHLSPEIDPKTGIPRPPHPAELSPYYPLSPGAVGQIPHPLGWLVPQQGQPMYSIPPGGFRHPYPALAMNASMSSLVSSRFSPHMVAPSHHGLPTSGIPHPAIVSPIVKQEPTPPTMSPSVSAKSPVTVKKEEEKKPHVKKPLNAFMLYMKEMRAKVVAECTLKESAAINQILGRRWHSLSREEQAKYYELARKERQLHSQLYPTWSARDNYGKKKKRKREKQLSQPPPQPQQQVQEAESALTSRSKKPCLHYPPPEKPCDSPASSHGSMLDSPATPSAALASPAAPAATHSEQAQPLSLTTKPEARAQLALHSAAFLSAKAAAAAAAAAASSSPLGGQPPLLSRPLPLSSLPTALLTSPPSFQAPLHGHQAQPLSLVTKSAH
- the TCF7L1 gene encoding transcription factor 7-like 1 isoform X1; this encodes MPQLGGGGGGGGGSGGGAGAGAGGGGGGGGGGGGGGGGGGGSSGGGAGGGDDLGANDELITFQDEGSEEQEPSSDSASAQRDLDEVKSSLVNESENQSSSSDSEAERRPQPPRDPFQKPREYFAEVRRPQDGAFFKGPPYPGYPFLMIPDLSSPYLPNGPLSPGGARTYLQMKWPLIDVPSTTTVKDTRSPSPAHLSNKVPVVQHPHHMHPLTPLITYSNDHFSPGSPPAHLSPEIDPKTAGIPRPPHPAELSPYYPLSPGAVGQIPHPLGWLVPQQGQPMYSIPPGGFRHPYPALAMNASMSSLVSSRFSPHMVAPSHHGLPTSGIPHPAIVSPIVKQEPTPPTMSPSVSAKSPVTVKKEEEKKPHVKKPLNAFMLYMKEMRAKVVAECTLKESAAINQILGRRWHSLSREEQAKYYELARKERQLHSQLYPTWSARDNYGKKKKRKREKQLSQPPPQPQQQVQEAESALTSRSKKPCLHYPPPEKPCDSPASSHGSMLDSPATPSAALASPAAPAATHSEQAQPLSLTTKPEARAQLALHSAAFLSAKAAAAAAAAAASSSPLGGQPPLLSRPLPLSSLPTALLTSPPSFQAPLHGHQAQPLSLVTKSAH